The Anabrus simplex isolate iqAnaSimp1 chromosome 1, ASM4041472v1, whole genome shotgun sequence genome window below encodes:
- the Tssk gene encoding testis-specific serine/threonine-protein kinase 3 — translation MATRLSPRNSEVNALEQRGYLIGKKIGQGSYATVHLADYVDGSTPKKMRLACKIFDKEKAPRDFLEKFFPRELDILTKIENPHIIQVHSILQRGPRVFIFMRFADNGDLLDFVKRNGVVPEQQSKLWFRQMASGLQYLHGKNIAHRDLKCENILLSRRFNVKLADFGFARFCIDSEGRRVLSQTYCGSAAYAAPEVVSGTPYNPKLADVWSLGIILFIMLNASMPFDDSNLRKLLKDQMSRNWVFRSRVRDTISQGAKSVVRHILEPDITLRLTLDRVLAHEWVRSRKEKVISGRLTQSVTQGQPVDIQQPSSGNQPRHAPAATAFMNSSGNSNAMSPNVSNLGEISHNPNLISVENPNPDLSTDGSITPVDP, via the coding sequence ATGGCGACACGACTGAGTCCTCGCAATTCAGAAGTGAATGCTCTCGAACAGCGAGGTTATCTGATAGGAAAAAAAATCGGCCAAGGATCATATGCTACGGTCCACCTTGCCGACTATGTCGACGGGTCGACCCCGAAAAAAATGCGCCTGGCGTGCAAAATCTTCGACAAGGAAAAAGCGCCGCGCGACTTTTTGGAGAAGTTCTTCCCACGGGAACTTGATATCTTGACTAAAATTGAAAATCCTCATATTATTCAAGTTCATAGCATACTTCAGCGTGGCCCAAGAGTATTTATATTCATGCGATTTGCTGACAATGGAGACCTTTTGGATTTTGTCAAACGCAATGGCGTGGTTCCAGAACAGCAGAGCAAACTTTGGTTTCGTCAGATGGCCAGTGGATTGCAATATCTACATGGGAAAAATATTGCCCACAGAGATTTAAAATGTGAAAACATTCTTCTATCTCGCCGTTTTAACGTGAAACTGGCAGATTTTGGTTTTGCACGTTTCTGTATTGACAGTGAAGGGCGACGAGTTCTTAGTCAGACGTATTGTGGTTCTGCGGCATATGCTGCACCTGAAGTTGTCAGTGGAACACCATACAATCCAAAACTAGCTGATGTTTGGTCTCTGGGCATCATATTATTCATAATGCTGAATGCATCAATGCCATTCGATGACTCAAACTTGAGAAAGCTCTTGAAAGACCAGATGTCGCGAAACTGGGTATTTCGGTCGCGTGTTCGTGACACAATATCACAAGGAGCAAAATCAGTAGTTCGACATATTTTGGAGCCTGATATTACTTTAAGGCTCACTCTGGATCGTGTTCTAGCTCACGAATGGGTGCGGTCTCGCAAAGAAAAGGTTATATCCGGTCGATTAACACAATCCGTGACTCAAGGACAGCCTGTGGATATACAGCAACCTTCATCTGGCAACCAACCTCGTCATGCTCCAGCGGCTACAGCCTTTATGAATTCATCGGGTAACTCCAATGCAATGTCCCCAAACGTCTCGAATTTAGGAGAGATAAGTCATAATCCGAACCTGATCTCTGTAGAAAATCCCAATCCAGATCTGAGTACAGATGGAAGTATTACGCCTGTAGATCCTTGA